In a single window of the Micromonospora sp. WMMD1155 genome:
- a CDS encoding DUF4307 domain-containing protein has protein sequence MTETHATISSGAPVFPAGRYGRRRAPGGRRRRTLLAALVLLALVGTLTVISVRLYRQYGDPVYDAQVITYTDITDNQVLVDFRVTVPAGGSAVCVLRARDRAGAEVAREQVTVTAEPGNRHVTTRHRLATTARPFIGEVLRCRPPS, from the coding sequence GTGACCGAGACGCACGCCACAATTTCCTCAGGCGCGCCGGTTTTCCCGGCCGGGCGCTACGGCCGCCGCCGGGCACCGGGCGGGCGGCGGCGACGCACGCTGCTGGCGGCACTGGTGCTGCTGGCGCTCGTCGGGACGCTGACCGTGATCTCGGTACGGCTCTACCGCCAGTACGGCGATCCGGTCTACGACGCCCAGGTGATCACTTACACGGACATCACCGACAACCAGGTGCTTGTCGACTTCCGGGTGACCGTGCCAGCGGGTGGATCGGCTGTCTGCGTACTGCGCGCTCGCGACCGCGCTGGTGCCGAGGTGGCCCGGGAGCAGGTCACGGTGACGGCCGAACCCGGCAACCGGCACGTGACGACCCGGCACCGCCTGGCCACCACCGCACGGCCGTTCATCGGCGAGGTCCTACGCTGCCGACCACCGTCCTGA
- the greA gene encoding transcription elongation factor GreA, whose product MSTGNEAPATWLSQDAYDRLQAELDEHIANRPAIAAEINARREEGDLRENGGYHAAREEQGKAEGRIRYLTELLRTAKVGEAPTADAVSPGMVVTIYFDDDTDDTETFLLGSREIAATTDLTVYSPESALGKAILGGRAGQTCTYTAPSGADIKVTVVSFEPFSG is encoded by the coding sequence GTGTCCACTGGCAACGAGGCGCCCGCCACCTGGCTGTCGCAGGACGCGTACGACCGCCTCCAGGCCGAGCTCGACGAGCACATCGCCAACCGACCGGCCATCGCCGCCGAGATCAACGCTCGGCGCGAGGAGGGCGACCTGCGGGAGAACGGCGGCTACCACGCCGCCCGCGAGGAGCAGGGCAAGGCCGAGGGTCGCATCCGCTACCTGACGGAGCTGCTGCGCACCGCGAAGGTCGGCGAGGCGCCGACGGCGGACGCGGTCTCGCCCGGCATGGTCGTGACGATCTACTTCGACGACGACACCGACGACACCGAGACGTTCCTGCTCGGCTCGCGGGAGATCGCCGCCACCACCGATCTCACCGTCTACAGCCCCGAGTCGGCGCTCGGCAAGGCGATCCTGGGCGGCCGGGCCGGGCAGACCTGCACCTACACGGCACCGAGCGGTGCCGACATCAAGGTGACGGTGGTCAGCTTCGAGCCGTTCTCCGGCTGA
- a CDS encoding bifunctional diguanylate cyclase/phosphodiesterase has protein sequence MTSGSADDSFDRLGVRGTPGRLLVLTAAVTLTAVVAAAVGLTLPATLPADDPLGGPARFAIAVAVLGLAQLARLRFRSAAGMVSITWGEAALIVCLYLAPAGWLPSATLLGTGLAWTMLSLHNDRRPVLEIVRIAASLTAASALAVSVTTALGRPLLSPPTPMLSLAVLAGSVTYLLVTAWLGGVTLGLRHGLPIGPPLLAALRGKLLMFVGNVAVGLVVVALLELDPRWLLLLPPLLWLLQQTYRYRLRSDLERRTWRAFAEATAALNQLDERGVASAAVTGALTLFNAELVDVDVARADGRWHRYRGDASGQLADRETVPPDGTEPDEHEHELSRALVVGDTPVGRLRVRFPRSAPPTARERDAVAAFGDALAAALHDAATHRELRLVTARSSYEAVHDPLTGLVNRAAMLGKGDQSLRQLAHDHPVALLLLDINQFKEVNDTLGHAAGDQLLRLTANRLEALVRPGDLLGRLGGDEFALLLTKVPVLGDRAAPMAHALRQAREVAERLAAPTEVAGVRMSIEVSVGVVVADAGTADLTELLRRADIAMYQAKEGGGNVAAYDGTRDAASTDQLALLAELREALTVDDQLVLALQPAVDLTTGAPTGVEALIRWQHPRRGWLNPADFIRPVENSEQLGTFTRYVLDKALGVAAGWAREGLDVPISVNLSARSLLDPRLPAEIADALRRHQVPPHRLVLEITETVVMSELEIIDEVLATLRSMGVQLAVDDFGTGFSSLTFLTRIAVDELKVDRSFVIKMVDSPEAAAIVRTTVGLAHELGLRVVAEGVETAEQRMALAELGCTSAQGYHFFKPMPADKIGAVLGSLRDSAESNVFRLRADGAS, from the coding sequence ATGACCTCCGGTTCAGCCGACGACTCGTTCGACCGGCTCGGGGTGCGAGGCACTCCGGGCCGGTTACTCGTGCTCACCGCGGCCGTCACCCTGACCGCCGTGGTCGCCGCCGCCGTCGGCTTGACCCTCCCCGCCACGCTGCCGGCCGACGACCCACTCGGCGGTCCGGCCCGGTTCGCCATCGCGGTCGCCGTCCTCGGCCTCGCCCAGCTGGCCCGGCTCCGATTCCGTTCGGCCGCGGGCATGGTCAGCATCACCTGGGGTGAGGCGGCGCTGATCGTCTGCCTCTATCTGGCCCCGGCCGGTTGGCTCCCGTCCGCCACGCTGCTCGGCACCGGGCTGGCCTGGACGATGCTCTCGCTGCACAACGACCGCCGTCCGGTTCTGGAGATCGTCCGCATCGCCGCCTCGCTGACCGCCGCGTCAGCGCTGGCGGTCTCCGTGACCACGGCGCTCGGCCGACCGCTGCTCTCCCCACCCACCCCGATGCTGTCGCTGGCCGTGCTCGCCGGTTCGGTGACCTATCTGCTGGTGACCGCCTGGCTGGGTGGGGTGACGTTGGGCCTGCGGCACGGCCTGCCGATCGGGCCGCCGCTCCTCGCCGCGCTGCGCGGCAAACTGCTGATGTTCGTCGGCAACGTGGCGGTCGGCCTGGTGGTGGTCGCCCTGCTGGAGCTCGACCCGCGCTGGTTGCTGTTGCTGCCGCCGCTGCTGTGGCTGCTCCAGCAGACCTACCGCTACCGGCTGCGCTCCGATCTGGAGCGCCGCACCTGGAGGGCCTTCGCCGAGGCCACCGCCGCCCTCAACCAGCTCGACGAGCGCGGTGTCGCCAGCGCGGCGGTCACCGGAGCACTGACCCTCTTCAACGCCGAACTGGTGGACGTCGACGTGGCCCGCGCCGACGGCCGGTGGCACCGGTACCGGGGCGACGCCAGCGGCCAACTGGCCGACCGCGAGACGGTCCCACCCGACGGGACGGAGCCGGACGAGCACGAGCACGAGCTGAGTCGGGCACTGGTCGTCGGCGACACGCCCGTGGGGCGGCTACGGGTGCGGTTTCCCCGTTCGGCGCCGCCCACCGCCCGCGAACGCGACGCCGTAGCCGCGTTCGGCGACGCGCTCGCTGCCGCGCTGCACGACGCCGCAACGCACCGCGAGCTGCGGTTGGTGACCGCCCGCTCGTCGTACGAGGCGGTGCACGACCCGCTCACCGGGTTGGTCAACCGGGCGGCGATGCTCGGCAAGGGTGACCAGTCGCTGCGGCAGCTCGCGCACGATCACCCGGTGGCGCTACTGCTGCTGGACATCAACCAGTTCAAGGAAGTCAACGACACCCTCGGTCACGCCGCCGGCGACCAGTTGCTGCGGCTGACCGCGAACCGGCTCGAAGCGCTCGTCCGCCCCGGCGACCTGCTCGGCCGCCTCGGCGGCGACGAGTTCGCCCTGCTCCTGACCAAGGTGCCGGTGCTCGGCGACCGGGCCGCCCCGATGGCCCACGCGTTGCGCCAGGCCCGGGAGGTCGCCGAACGGCTGGCCGCGCCGACCGAGGTGGCCGGCGTCCGGATGTCGATCGAGGTCTCCGTCGGGGTCGTGGTGGCCGACGCGGGCACCGCCGACCTGACCGAGCTGCTGCGCCGGGCCGACATCGCGATGTACCAGGCCAAGGAGGGTGGCGGCAACGTCGCCGCGTACGACGGCACCCGGGACGCGGCCAGCACCGATCAGCTCGCCCTGCTGGCCGAGCTTCGTGAGGCGTTGACGGTCGACGACCAGTTGGTGCTGGCGTTGCAACCGGCCGTCGATCTGACCACCGGTGCCCCCACCGGTGTGGAGGCGCTGATCCGCTGGCAGCATCCCCGGCGGGGGTGGCTGAACCCGGCGGACTTCATCCGCCCGGTGGAGAACAGTGAGCAGCTCGGCACCTTCACCCGCTACGTGCTGGACAAGGCGCTCGGGGTGGCCGCCGGCTGGGCCCGGGAGGGGTTGGACGTCCCGATCTCGGTCAACCTGTCGGCGCGTAGCCTGCTCGACCCCCGGTTGCCCGCGGAGATCGCCGACGCGCTGCGTCGGCACCAGGTGCCACCGCACCGGCTCGTCCTGGAGATCACCGAGACGGTGGTGATGAGCGAGTTGGAGATCATCGACGAGGTGCTGGCCACGCTCCGGTCGATGGGTGTGCAACTCGCCGTGGACGACTTCGGCACCGGCTTCTCGTCGCTGACCTTCCTCACCCGCATCGCCGTCGACGAGTTGAAGGTGGACCGCTCGTTCGTGATCAAGATGGTGGATTCGCCGGAGGCGGCGGCGATCGTACGCACGACCGTGGGCCTCGCCCACGAGCTGGGGCTGCGGGTGGTCGCCGAGGGGGTGGAGACCGCCGAGCAGCGGATGGCGCTGGCCGAGCTGGGCTGCACCTCCGCACAGGGCTACCACTTCTTCAAGCCGATGCCGGCGGACAAGATAGGCGCGGTGCTGGGGTCGCTGCGCGACTCGGCGGAGTCGAACGTGTTCCGGCTGCGCGCCGACGGCGCCTCCTGA
- a CDS encoding amidase family protein — protein MAVQDIMATWVGATAKQIARGVRRGDVSATQVVADHLEYISRADRELAAFRAVRGGEAITEAEKVDEQEDLANLPLAGVPVAVKENTPVAGLPTWNGSSAARTDVAEADHEVVRRLRGAGAVILGVTRMPELGLWALTDDDSAVTRNPWDSTRTPGGSSGGAAAAVAAGLVPIAHGNDGLGSIRIPAACCGLVGLKPGRGVVPCQLGADDWFGLTEHGMLTSTVADAAVGFSVLAGRRPEKLVPPQRLRVGVSLRSPVRGVAPDAPNRDAVAAAGRLLAAAGHDTVPADPVYPTALGLQGIATWLAAAATDVRASGLDRRDLQRRTRRHVALGEWAQRRGYVREADRVAWRQRSVDFFGDHSIDLLLTPALATAPPEAARWSERSWRANMTINIRYAPYAAPWNIAGLPAVVVPVGRRPDGLPVAVQLVGPPGSELLLLGVAGQFEMAAPWARHAPGYPRIGTGSPAVA, from the coding sequence ATGGCCGTGCAGGACATCATGGCGACCTGGGTCGGGGCGACCGCCAAGCAGATCGCCCGGGGCGTACGCCGGGGTGACGTCTCGGCCACCCAGGTCGTCGCCGACCACCTCGAGTACATCTCCCGAGCCGACCGTGAGCTGGCCGCGTTCCGGGCCGTTCGCGGCGGCGAGGCGATCACCGAGGCGGAGAAGGTCGACGAGCAGGAGGACCTCGCCAACCTGCCGCTGGCCGGGGTTCCGGTGGCGGTGAAGGAGAACACCCCGGTCGCCGGCCTGCCCACCTGGAACGGGTCGTCGGCCGCCCGCACCGACGTGGCGGAGGCCGACCACGAGGTGGTGCGGCGGCTACGTGGCGCCGGCGCGGTGATCCTCGGCGTGACCCGGATGCCGGAGCTGGGGCTGTGGGCGCTCACCGACGACGACAGCGCGGTGACCCGCAATCCGTGGGACAGCACGCGTACCCCCGGTGGCTCCTCCGGCGGCGCAGCCGCCGCGGTGGCCGCGGGGCTGGTGCCGATCGCGCACGGCAACGACGGTCTCGGCTCGATCCGGATCCCCGCGGCCTGCTGCGGTCTGGTCGGGCTCAAGCCGGGTCGGGGTGTGGTGCCCTGCCAGCTCGGCGCGGACGACTGGTTCGGCCTCACCGAGCACGGCATGCTCACCAGCACCGTCGCCGACGCGGCGGTCGGCTTCTCGGTCCTCGCCGGTCGACGTCCCGAGAAGCTGGTCCCGCCGCAGCGGCTGCGGGTGGGCGTCTCGCTGCGCTCCCCGGTGCGTGGTGTCGCACCGGACGCGCCCAACCGGGACGCGGTCGCCGCCGCCGGCCGGCTCCTCGCCGCCGCCGGGCACGACACCGTGCCCGCCGATCCGGTCTACCCCACCGCGCTCGGCCTGCAGGGCATCGCCACCTGGCTCGCCGCCGCGGCGACCGACGTCCGGGCGTCCGGGCTGGACCGGCGTGACCTGCAACGGCGTACCCGTCGGCACGTCGCGTTGGGCGAGTGGGCACAACGCCGGGGTTACGTGCGGGAGGCCGACCGGGTCGCGTGGCGGCAACGGTCCGTCGACTTCTTCGGCGACCACTCGATCGACCTGCTGCTCACCCCGGCGTTGGCCACCGCGCCGCCGGAAGCCGCGCGCTGGTCCGAGCGGTCCTGGCGGGCGAACATGACGATCAACATCCGGTACGCCCCGTACGCCGCGCCGTGGAACATCGCCGGTCTGCCGGCGGTGGTGGTGCCGGTGGGCCGGCGCCCGGACGGTCTGCCGGTCGCGGTGCAACTCGTCGGCCCGCCCGGCTCGGAGCTGCTGCTGCTCGGTGTGGCCGGCCAGTTCGAGATGGCCGCCCCGTGGGCGCGCCACGCCCCCGGCTATCCCCGGATCGGAACGGGGTCGCCGGCCGTCGCATGA
- the mca gene encoding mycothiol conjugate amidase Mca, with protein MAEQLRLMAVHAHPDDESSKGAATTAKYVAQGVDVLVVTCTGGERGSVLNPKLDRPDVWANIADIRRAEMDAARAILGIDQAWLGFVDSGLPEGDPLPPLPEGCFALQDVEVAAGPLVRLMREFRPHVVTTYDEEGGYPHPDHIMCHKVSVAAFEAAGDPERYPELGAPWQPLKLYYDIGFSKGKIMALHEGMLAAGLESPYEEWLKRWEDRPDKGPRITTRVECAEYFPVRDDALRAHATQVDPDGFWFHVPMELQQRAWPTEDYELARSMVDSPLPESDLFAGVRETAHAR; from the coding sequence TTGGCAGAGCAACTGCGTCTCATGGCCGTGCACGCGCACCCGGACGACGAGTCGAGCAAGGGTGCGGCGACGACGGCGAAATACGTCGCACAGGGGGTGGACGTCCTGGTCGTGACGTGCACGGGCGGTGAGCGCGGGAGCGTGCTCAACCCGAAGCTCGACCGACCGGACGTGTGGGCCAACATCGCCGACATCCGGCGTGCCGAGATGGACGCCGCCCGGGCGATCCTCGGCATCGACCAGGCGTGGCTCGGTTTCGTCGACTCCGGTCTGCCCGAGGGTGACCCGCTGCCGCCGCTGCCCGAGGGTTGTTTCGCCCTGCAGGACGTCGAGGTGGCCGCCGGGCCCCTGGTGCGGTTGATGCGCGAGTTCCGTCCGCACGTGGTCACCACGTACGACGAAGAGGGTGGCTACCCGCACCCGGACCACATCATGTGCCACAAGGTGAGCGTGGCCGCCTTCGAGGCCGCCGGTGACCCGGAGCGCTACCCGGAGCTGGGTGCGCCCTGGCAGCCGTTGAAGCTCTACTACGACATCGGCTTCTCCAAGGGCAAGATCATGGCCCTGCACGAGGGCATGCTGGCCGCGGGGCTGGAGTCGCCCTACGAGGAGTGGCTCAAGCGGTGGGAGGACCGGCCCGACAAGGGCCCCCGGATCACCACCCGCGTCGAGTGCGCCGAATACTTCCCGGTCCGTGACGACGCGCTGCGCGCCCACGCCACCCAGGTCGACCCGGACGGCTTCTGGTTCCACGTGCCGATGGAGCTTCAGCAGCGTGCCTGGCCGACCGAGGATTACGAGCTGGCCCGCTCGATGGTCGACAGCCCGCTGCCCGAGTCGGATCTCTTCGCCGGGGTGCGGGAGACGGCGCACGCACGCTGA
- a CDS encoding cystathionine gamma-synthase has translation MNHGFETLAIHAGQDPEARTGAVIPPIYQTSTYAQDAVGAPRLGYEYSRSGNPTRDALQECLAALEGGPVGLAFASGLAAEDTLLRAVCRPGDHVVIPDDAYGGTYRLFARVAQRWGLEFTPAKVSDPDAIRAAVQPGRTKIVWLETPTNPLLGIADIAALAAVAHDAGALLVVDNTFASPYLQQPIAHGADVVVHSTTKYIGGHSDVVGGALVVADAGLGEELRYHQNAMGAINGPFDAWLTLRGIKTLGVRMDRHCDNAERLAAYLDGHAKVAQVIYPGLPSHPGHEVAAKQMRRFGGMISFRASGGEDHAVEICNRTKLFVLAESLGGVESLIEHPGRMTHASAAGSPLEVPGDLVRLSVGIETVDDLLADLEQALG, from the coding sequence ATGAACCACGGCTTCGAGACGCTCGCCATCCACGCCGGCCAGGACCCTGAGGCCCGCACCGGTGCGGTGATCCCACCGATCTACCAGACCAGCACGTACGCGCAGGACGCCGTCGGTGCGCCCCGGCTCGGCTACGAGTACAGCCGTTCCGGCAACCCGACCCGCGACGCGCTTCAGGAGTGCCTGGCGGCGCTGGAGGGTGGGCCGGTGGGGCTGGCCTTCGCCAGTGGCCTGGCGGCGGAGGACACCCTGCTGCGGGCCGTGTGCCGGCCGGGCGACCACGTGGTGATCCCGGACGACGCGTACGGCGGCACGTACCGGCTCTTCGCCCGGGTCGCCCAGCGCTGGGGCCTGGAGTTCACCCCGGCCAAGGTGTCCGACCCGGACGCGATCCGGGCCGCCGTCCAGCCCGGCCGCACGAAGATCGTCTGGCTGGAGACGCCGACCAACCCGCTGCTCGGCATCGCCGACATCGCCGCCCTGGCCGCCGTGGCACACGACGCGGGCGCGCTGCTCGTCGTGGACAACACCTTCGCCTCGCCGTACCTGCAACAGCCGATCGCGCACGGCGCGGACGTGGTGGTGCACTCCACCACCAAGTACATCGGCGGGCACTCCGACGTGGTCGGTGGCGCGCTCGTCGTCGCCGACGCCGGGCTCGGCGAGGAGCTGCGCTACCACCAGAACGCGATGGGCGCGATCAACGGCCCGTTCGACGCCTGGCTCACGCTGCGCGGCATCAAGACCCTCGGGGTACGCATGGACCGGCACTGCGACAACGCCGAGCGGCTCGCCGCGTACCTCGACGGGCACGCCAAGGTCGCCCAGGTGATCTACCCCGGGCTGCCCTCGCACCCCGGTCACGAGGTCGCCGCGAAGCAGATGCGCCGGTTCGGCGGCATGATCTCGTTCCGCGCCTCCGGCGGTGAGGACCACGCCGTCGAGATCTGCAACCGCACCAAGCTTTTCGTGCTCGCCGAGTCGCTGGGTGGCGTGGAATCCCTGATCGAGCACCCGGGCCGGATGACACACGCAAGTGCTGCGGGCTCGCCGCTTGAAGTTCCCGGGGATCTCGTGCGACTGTCTGTCGGCATCGAGACGGTCGACGACCTGCTCGCCGATCTGGAGCAGGCACTGGGCTGA
- the ilvA gene encoding threonine ammonia-lyase: MTELVGLDDVRAARELLAGVVRTTPLEPSRPLSAALGGPTWLKCENVQRAGSYKVRGAYVRISRLSAAERERGVVAASAGNHAQGVALAAGLVGTHATVFMPINAPLPKVAATKGYGAQVELAGNTVDESLVAAHTYAERTGAVLIHPFDHRDVIAGQGTVALEILEQCPDVKTIITGVGGGGLISGLAVAAKALRPEVRIIGVQAAGAAAFPPSLVAGEPVRLPTFATIADGIAVGRPGEITFNHVRKLVDEVVTVSEEDISRALLMLLERGKQVVEPAGAVGVAALLAGAVEVETPVVAVLSGGNIDPLLMLRVIEHGLAAAGRYLRVTVRCSDRPGQLASLLSQIAEHRANVVDVEHQRANPHLGLGEVEVALSVETRGVEHSDTLISALRASGYQVVFAAEA, encoded by the coding sequence ATGACGGAACTGGTCGGACTCGACGACGTGCGGGCCGCGCGGGAGTTGCTAGCCGGCGTCGTCCGGACCACCCCGCTGGAGCCCTCTCGTCCGCTCAGTGCCGCGCTGGGCGGGCCGACCTGGCTCAAGTGCGAGAACGTGCAGCGTGCCGGCTCGTACAAGGTGCGGGGCGCGTACGTGCGGATCTCCCGGCTGTCGGCGGCGGAGCGGGAGCGCGGCGTGGTCGCCGCCAGCGCGGGCAACCACGCGCAGGGCGTGGCCCTCGCCGCCGGCCTGGTCGGCACGCACGCCACGGTCTTCATGCCGATCAACGCGCCGCTGCCGAAGGTGGCGGCCACCAAGGGGTACGGCGCGCAGGTCGAGCTGGCCGGCAACACCGTCGACGAGTCGTTGGTCGCCGCCCACACGTACGCCGAGCGCACCGGGGCGGTGCTGATCCACCCCTTCGACCACCGGGACGTGATCGCCGGCCAGGGGACTGTCGCGCTGGAGATCCTCGAACAGTGCCCGGACGTGAAGACGATCATCACCGGGGTCGGTGGCGGCGGTCTGATCTCGGGGCTGGCGGTGGCCGCGAAGGCGTTGCGGCCGGAGGTGCGGATCATCGGCGTCCAGGCGGCCGGTGCGGCGGCGTTCCCGCCCTCACTGGTGGCCGGGGAGCCGGTCCGGCTGCCGACCTTCGCCACGATCGCCGACGGCATCGCGGTCGGCCGTCCGGGCGAGATCACCTTCAACCACGTGCGCAAACTGGTCGACGAGGTCGTGACGGTCTCCGAGGAGGACATCTCCCGGGCCCTGCTGATGCTGCTGGAACGCGGCAAGCAGGTCGTCGAGCCGGCCGGGGCGGTCGGTGTCGCCGCGCTGCTGGCGGGCGCGGTCGAGGTGGAGACGCCGGTGGTGGCGGTGCTGTCCGGCGGCAACATCGACCCGTTGCTGATGCTGCGGGTGATCGAGCACGGGCTGGCCGCCGCGGGTCGCTACCTGCGGGTGACGGTGCGGTGTTCGGATCGGCCGGGGCAGCTCGCGTCGCTGCTCAGCCAGATCGCCGAGCATCGGGCCAACGTCGTCGACGTGGAGCACCAGCGCGCCAACCCGCACCTCGGCCTGGGTGAGGTGGAGGTGGCGCTGTCGGTCGAGACCCGGGGCGTGGAGCACTCGGACACGCTGATCAGCGCCTTGCGGGCCAGCGGCTACCAGGTGGTCTTCGCGGCCGAGGCGTGA
- a CDS encoding HIT family protein: protein MSGCVFCGIVAGEVPAFRVADTPDGVAFLDTRPVFKGHVLVVPRTHLVTLADLPSDLLPGYFALVQRLAVAVESGLGAGGTFVAMNNKVSQSVPHLHTHVVPRTKGDGLRGFFWPRTRYEDDTEAQTYADRVAAALCGAA from the coding sequence ATGAGCGGGTGCGTGTTCTGCGGGATCGTGGCGGGTGAGGTGCCGGCGTTCCGGGTGGCCGACACCCCGGACGGGGTGGCGTTCCTGGACACCCGGCCGGTGTTCAAGGGGCACGTGCTGGTGGTCCCCCGGACGCACCTGGTGACCCTGGCCGATCTGCCGTCCGACCTGCTGCCGGGCTACTTCGCGCTGGTCCAACGCTTGGCGGTGGCCGTGGAGTCCGGTCTGGGGGCTGGCGGGACGTTCGTGGCGATGAACAACAAGGTGTCCCAGTCCGTCCCGCACCTGCACACCCACGTGGTGCCCCGCACCAAGGGAGACGGGCTGCGGGGGTTCTTCTGGCCACGCACCCGCTACGAGGACGACACCGAGGCCCAGACCTACGCGGACCGGGTCGCCGCCGCACTCTGCGGCGCGGCCTGA
- a CDS encoding thioredoxin domain-containing protein, with product MNRLADATSPYLLQHADNPVDWWQWSDEAFAEARRRDVPVLISVGYAACHWCHVMAHESFENEQVGALLNDDFVSIKVDREERPDVDAIYMTATQAMTGQGGWPMTVFATPDGTPFFCGTYFPKANFVQLLQSVTTAWREQREAVLRQGSAVVEAIGGAQAVGGPTASLDASLLDAAAGQLAKEYDATNGGFGGAPKFPPHMNLLFLLRHHQRTGDPQSLEICRHTAEAMARGGIYDQLAGGFARYSVDAHWTVPHFEKMLYDNALLLRLYTQLWRLTGDPLARRVARDTARFLADELHRPGEGFASALDADTEGVEGLTYAWTPAQLVEALGEEDGRWAADLFTVTDEGTFEYGTSVLRLARDVDDAAPEVRARWQQVVGRLLAARDTRPQPARDDKVVAAWNGLAITAIAEFQQVAALYASPQDEDANLMDGVTIVADGAMRQAAEHLATVHLVDGRLRRVSRDGTVGEPAGVLEDYGNVAEAFCALHQLTGEGRWLTLAGELLDTALARFAAPGGAFYDTADDAERLVARPADPTDNATPSGRSALVAGLVAYSALTGQTRYREAAEAALATVAPIVGRHARFTGYAAMAGEALLSGPYEIAVATEDPEGDPLVAAARRHAPPGAVVVAGRPDQPGVPLLADRPLVDGRSAAYVCRGFVCQRPVTSVEELVAELRDAGSTQ from the coding sequence GTGAACCGACTCGCCGACGCCACAAGCCCGTACCTGCTCCAGCACGCCGACAACCCGGTCGACTGGTGGCAGTGGTCCGACGAGGCGTTCGCCGAGGCGAGACGGCGCGACGTCCCGGTGCTCATCTCGGTCGGTTACGCCGCCTGTCACTGGTGTCACGTGATGGCCCACGAGTCGTTCGAGAACGAGCAGGTCGGGGCCCTGCTGAACGACGACTTCGTGTCGATCAAGGTGGATCGCGAGGAGCGTCCCGACGTGGACGCGATCTACATGACCGCGACCCAGGCGATGACCGGCCAGGGCGGCTGGCCGATGACCGTCTTCGCCACCCCGGACGGCACCCCGTTCTTCTGCGGCACCTACTTCCCGAAGGCCAACTTCGTCCAGTTGCTCCAGTCGGTCACCACCGCCTGGCGGGAGCAGCGCGAGGCGGTACTGCGCCAGGGGTCCGCGGTGGTCGAGGCGATCGGCGGCGCGCAGGCCGTGGGCGGCCCCACCGCGTCGCTGGACGCGTCGCTGCTCGACGCCGCAGCCGGCCAACTGGCCAAGGAGTACGACGCGACGAACGGCGGCTTCGGCGGTGCCCCGAAGTTCCCACCGCACATGAACCTGCTCTTCCTGCTGCGCCACCACCAGCGCACCGGCGACCCGCAGAGCTTGGAGATCTGCCGGCACACCGCCGAGGCGATGGCCCGTGGCGGCATCTACGACCAGCTCGCCGGGGGCTTCGCCCGGTATTCGGTGGACGCGCACTGGACGGTGCCGCACTTCGAGAAGATGCTCTACGACAACGCGCTCCTGCTGCGCCTCTACACCCAGCTGTGGCGGCTCACCGGTGACCCGCTGGCCCGCCGGGTCGCCCGGGACACCGCCCGGTTCCTCGCCGACGAGCTGCACCGACCGGGCGAGGGGTTCGCCTCGGCGCTGGACGCCGACACCGAGGGCGTCGAGGGCCTCACCTACGCCTGGACGCCCGCACAGCTCGTGGAGGCGCTGGGCGAGGAGGACGGTAGGTGGGCCGCCGACCTCTTCACGGTGACGGATGAAGGCACCTTTGAGTACGGCACGAGCGTGCTGCGGCTCGCCCGGGACGTGGACGATGCCGCGCCCGAGGTCCGGGCCCGCTGGCAGCAGGTGGTGGGACGGCTCCTCGCGGCCCGGGACACCCGCCCGCAGCCGGCCCGCGACGACAAGGTGGTGGCCGCCTGGAACGGGCTGGCGATCACCGCTATCGCCGAGTTCCAGCAGGTCGCCGCCCTGTACGCGTCTCCGCAGGACGAGGACGCCAACCTGATGGACGGTGTGACGATCGTCGCCGACGGGGCGATGCGTCAGGCCGCCGAGCACCTGGCCACCGTGCACCTGGTCGACGGGCGGCTGCGCCGGGTCTCCCGGGACGGCACTGTCGGCGAACCGGCCGGTGTGCTGGAGGACTACGGCAACGTGGCCGAGGCCTTCTGCGCGCTGCACCAGCTCACCGGCGAGGGGCGCTGGCTCACACTGGCCGGCGAATTGCTGGACACCGCCCTGGCACGCTTCGCCGCACCCGGCGGTGCCTTCTACGACACCGCCGACGACGCGGAACGGCTGGTCGCCCGACCCGCCGACCCGACCGACAACGCCACCCCGTCCGGCCGGTCCGCGTTGGTCGCCGGGCTGGTCGCGTACTCGGCGCTGACCGGGCAGACCCGCTACCGGGAGGCCGCCGAGGCCGCGCTCGCCACCGTCGCGCCGATCGTCGGGCGGCACGCCCGGTTCACCGGGTACGCGGCCATGGCCGGCGAGGCGTTGCTCTCCGGGCCGTACGAGATCGCCGTGGCGACCGAGGACCCGGAGGGCGACCCCCTGGTGGCCGCGGCCCGTCGCCACGCCCCGCCCGGGGCGGTGGTCGTCGCCGGACGTCCGGACCAGCCGGGTGTGCCACTGCTCGCCGACCGCCCACTGGTCGACGGGCGGTCCGCCGCGTACGTCTGCCGGGGTTTCGTCTGTCAGCGGCCGGTCACCTCGGTCGAGGAACTGGTCGCCGAGCTGCGGGACGCCGGTAGCACCCAGTAG